From a single Okeanomitos corallinicola TIOX110 genomic region:
- a CDS encoding mobilization protein, with protein sequence MIKRREKQIFNLALTTPVIVNLPAHVTRAVNDWIERNQILEMGTQHKVDICKWFVGNGGYDSVQLLIQSLNHFEGKIKHVFVRNFGLCDDWKHVDEREDLQELIQAQQVPIINFPKFSYRERDLLDATRINFSQAFLTAELGVLGQQRLHSFLKKAYEEIGKAQVWNVAQPANKFSVDIAYFGSPQRNYCHNED encoded by the coding sequence ATGATAAAAAGGAGGGAAAAACAAATTTTTAATTTAGCACTGACAACTCCTGTGATTGTCAATTTACCTGCTCACGTAACTAGAGCAGTGAATGATTGGATTGAGCGCAATCAAATACTAGAAATGGGAACTCAGCATAAAGTCGATATCTGCAAGTGGTTTGTTGGCAATGGTGGATATGATAGCGTTCAGTTATTGATTCAATCTTTAAACCACTTTGAAGGCAAAATTAAGCACGTCTTTGTTCGCAATTTTGGTCTATGCGATGACTGGAAACACGTGGATGAAAGAGAGGATTTACAAGAGTTAATTCAAGCTCAACAAGTACCTATAATTAACTTTCCTAAGTTTAGTTATCGAGAGCGGGATTTACTTGATGCAACGCGGATAAACTTTTCTCAAGCTTTCTTAACTGCTGAGTTGGGTGTTTTGGGTCAGCAGCGTTTGCATAGTTTTCTTAAAAAAGCTTATGAAGAAATTGGCAAGGCGCAAGTATGGAATGTGGCTCAACCGGCTAATAAATTCTCAGTAGATATAGCCTATTTTGGTAGCCCTCAAAGAAACTATTGTCATAATGAAGATTGA
- a CDS encoding P-loop NTPase fold protein — protein MDITQTGMEAPQNLETATPATEKPFAQFESAVLAVAISPQGRIAVGLEDGRIEIWDILTGEKWVSYQGHDEIVSSVSFSPDGKTLVSGSYDKTIKLWDVETGGEIRTLEGHNDSVFSVSFSPDGKTLASGSYDKTIHLWDVETGGEIRTLQRHNETVISVSFSPNGKTLASVSADKTIKLWDVETGGEIRTLEGHNDSVFSVSFSPDGKTLASGSYDKTIKLWDVETGGEIRTLQGHNETVISVSFSPDGKTLASGSADKTVRLWNLSDSQGKPYIEIGKHEGAVYSVAFDPLGDYIISAGEDGIKVWRWQRFNIHRVSQPFRNDQATGEDSLDVAKELQALADVLMLRTLEPPLAVAIFGSWGSGKSFGMHLIEQQITKIRCQQLTAKQTWGKNGDEPNLSPYVGHVYQIKFNAWSYAKSELWPSLMQTIFDQLDRQLTLEKQLGEVSDLLAGGDVWQVVNQMSDGDRKAILESELSQEVFTQFKNQTTESNSLWDVLSQVRKEEQEKLKQTVEKLENLEAEFQRDNQEIEEAFNRDTEKIENEFNQEVKNIEKNVEQEMKDLSALIVFLSQLKETLKDDFGDSILKDLLNFCGFQDRQDLENQFPMLNLDKLANSNVTEMAQELVEKKDDKINRLVSNIKKINYFLEEQPSNIVGVIEFIKKDKKTLLIFVATTGLPFIAYFVIVSVIPKLLPAMIEISAALQFWLTSVSAIPAISVSIEIFKKVRILQVKTVRFLQVAKENVNQEKQKLAQVKDEKIKDKINKRKAEYEENQVKEIKNRKKVAESEIAVKQQEIEKLKIQIERQKQRVGLTANYKSLLDFVNNRLEDNSYQKFLGIMHQIQDDLADLSEHLSYKPGNTNPEKLKVLKEYFPRGPARIVLYIDDLDRCPPDKVVQVLEAVQLLLNTDLFIIVLAIDDRYIGRALEYIYRGVLKRNGTPSGVDYLEKIIQIPYRMRPINKDITASYLSSLVDINEGSKNENRENFSMFQQVTDDDSILEQTDELDELPEQSYQDEFAEIPVQLGQENEKNLSVSVPSKKSSSKNVKADNSEDNNIENQDSVNKNTDDLVSFERFSAEEFAWISECCQHVDLTPRTAKRLINICKIIKIIWTPTENDTTWKVEPKPVCKQTLIAFLALAGRYPREVRKLLEEIYLDFEETDSDTVIIQKDEWLNRVQKLDVFMDRHNQREWKKFKNDFMKMSPQDEFIFEKRTFNLARSFCFVGDLGYDPDDHYNWVSRVEDGKKIIGFSRNI, from the coding sequence TTGGACATAACTCAGACTGGCATGGAAGCACCCCAAAACCTAGAAACAGCAACCCCAGCAACAGAAAAACCCTTTGCGCAATTTGAGAGTGCAGTATTAGCAGTAGCGATATCACCCCAGGGACGCATTGCTGTGGGTTTGGAAGATGGGAGGATTGAAATTTGGGATATTTTAACTGGGGAAAAGTGGGTAAGTTACCAAGGACATGATGAAATTGTCAGCAGCGTCAGTTTTAGTCCTGACGGCAAGACCTTGGTTTCTGGTAGTTATGACAAGACTATCAAACTCTGGGATGTGGAGACAGGAGGGGAAATTCGCACCCTTGAGGGACATAATGATTCAGTCTTTAGCGTCAGTTTTAGTCCTGACGGCAAGACCTTGGCTTCTGGTAGTTATGACAAGACTATCCACCTCTGGGATGTAGAGACAGGAGGGGAAATTCGCACCCTTCAGAGGCATAATGAAACTGTCATCAGCGTCAGTTTTAGTCCTAACGGCAAGACCTTGGCTTCTGTTAGTGCAGACAAGACTATCAAACTCTGGGATGTGGAGACAGGAGGGGAAATTCGCACCCTTGAGGGACATAATGATTCAGTCTTTAGCGTCAGTTTTAGTCCTGACGGCAAGACCTTGGCTTCTGGTAGTTATGACAAGACTATCAAACTCTGGGATGTAGAGACAGGAGGGGAAATTCGCACCCTTCAAGGGCATAATGAAACTGTCATCAGCGTCAGTTTTAGTCCTGACGGCAAGACCTTGGCTTCTGGTAGTGCAGACAAGACCGTGCGGTTATGGAATCTTTCTGACTCCCAAGGAAAGCCATATATAGAAATTGGCAAACATGAAGGGGCGGTTTATTCCGTCGCTTTTGACCCCTTGGGAGATTACATCATCAGTGCTGGTGAAGATGGTATCAAAGTCTGGCGCTGGCAAAGGTTTAATATTCATCGTGTGTCTCAACCTTTTCGTAATGACCAAGCAACTGGTGAAGATTCTTTAGATGTGGCTAAGGAATTACAAGCTTTAGCTGATGTATTAATGTTACGAACTCTTGAACCTCCTTTAGCGGTAGCAATTTTCGGTAGTTGGGGAAGTGGTAAGTCTTTTGGAATGCACTTGATAGAACAGCAAATTACTAAAATTCGCTGTCAACAATTAACCGCAAAACAAACATGGGGAAAAAACGGAGATGAACCTAATCTTTCTCCTTATGTTGGTCATGTTTATCAAATTAAATTTAATGCTTGGAGTTATGCTAAGTCTGAACTTTGGCCAAGTTTAATGCAAACTATTTTTGATCAACTTGACCGTCAATTAACGTTAGAGAAACAGTTAGGTGAAGTTTCTGATTTACTCGCAGGTGGTGATGTTTGGCAGGTTGTAAATCAGATGAGTGATGGTGATAGAAAAGCAATTTTAGAATCAGAATTAAGTCAGGAAGTATTTACTCAATTCAAAAACCAAACTACTGAGAGTAATTCTCTGTGGGATGTTCTCAGTCAAGTGAGAAAAGAGGAACAGGAAAAGTTAAAACAAACTGTAGAAAAATTAGAAAATTTAGAAGCAGAATTTCAACGAGATAATCAGGAAATAGAGGAAGCATTTAATCGAGATACTGAAAAGATTGAAAATGAGTTTAACCAAGAAGTTAAAAACATAGAAAAAAATGTTGAACAAGAGATGAAAGATTTATCAGCTTTGATTGTTTTTCTATCTCAACTTAAAGAAACTCTCAAGGATGATTTTGGTGATTCTATTCTCAAAGATTTACTCAATTTCTGTGGTTTTCAAGATCGCCAAGATTTAGAAAATCAGTTTCCGATGTTGAATTTGGATAAGTTGGCTAATTCTAATGTTACTGAAATGGCACAGGAGTTAGTTGAAAAAAAAGATGATAAAATTAACAGACTTGTTAGTAATATCAAGAAAATAAATTATTTTTTAGAAGAACAACCTAGCAATATCGTTGGTGTAATTGAATTTATTAAAAAAGACAAGAAAACATTATTGATATTTGTAGCTACAACTGGTTTACCTTTTATTGCTTATTTTGTCATAGTTTCTGTTATTCCCAAGTTGTTACCAGCAATGATCGAAATATCCGCAGCTTTGCAATTCTGGTTAACGAGTGTATCTGCTATTCCAGCTATATCTGTGAGTATAGAAATATTTAAAAAAGTCCGTATCTTGCAGGTAAAAACTGTGAGATTTTTACAAGTTGCTAAGGAAAATGTCAATCAAGAAAAACAAAAGTTAGCACAAGTTAAGGATGAAAAAATCAAAGATAAAATTAATAAACGCAAAGCAGAGTATGAAGAAAATCAGGTCAAAGAAATTAAGAATAGAAAAAAAGTAGCTGAATCTGAAATAGCTGTTAAACAACAGGAAATAGAAAAACTTAAAATCCAGATAGAACGACAAAAACAGCGAGTTGGTTTAACTGCTAACTATAAATCTTTATTGGATTTTGTCAACAATCGTTTAGAGGATAATTCCTATCAGAAATTTTTAGGAATTATGCACCAAATTCAAGATGATTTAGCAGATTTATCTGAACATTTAAGCTATAAACCTGGTAATACAAATCCTGAAAAGTTGAAGGTTTTAAAGGAATATTTTCCCAGAGGTCCTGCGAGAATTGTTTTGTATATAGATGATTTAGACCGTTGTCCTCCTGATAAGGTTGTCCAGGTTTTGGAAGCTGTACAGTTATTGTTAAATACGGATCTTTTTATTATCGTTTTAGCAATAGATGATCGTTATATTGGTCGTGCTTTAGAATATATTTATAGAGGTGTTTTAAAACGAAATGGTACTCCGTCCGGGGTTGATTATTTAGAGAAAATTATTCAAATTCCCTATCGAATGCGGCCAATTAATAAAGATATAACTGCAAGTTATTTAAGTTCTTTGGTGGATATTAATGAGGGGTCTAAAAACGAAAATAGGGAAAATTTTTCAATGTTCCAGCAAGTAACTGATGATGATTCTATTTTAGAACAAACCGATGAATTAGATGAATTACCAGAACAATCATATCAAGATGAATTTGCAGAAATACCTGTTCAATTAGGACAAGAAAATGAGAAAAATTTGAGTGTATCAGTTCCTAGTAAAAAATCAAGTTCTAAAAATGTTAAAGCAGATAATTCAGAAGATAATAATATCGAAAATCAAGATTCTGTCAATAAAAATACAGATGATTTAGTTAGTTTTGAAAGATTTTCTGCTGAAGAATTTGCTTGGATATCAGAATGTTGTCAGCACGTTGATTTAACTCCAAGAACTGCAAAACGACTGATTAATATTTGCAAAATCATTAAAATTATCTGGACTCCTACGGAGAATGATACTACTTGGAAAGTTGAACCAAAACCTGTTTGTAAGCAAACTCTCATAGCATTTTTAGCTTTAGCGGGAAGATATCCCAGGGAGGTGCGGAAGTTATTGGAAGAGATTTATTTAGATTTTGAAGAAACAGATAGTGATACGGTGATTATTCAAAAAGATGAGTGGTTAAACCGTGTCCAAAAACTAGATGTATTTATGGATAGACACAACCAAAGGGAGTGGAAGAAGTTTAAAAATGATTTTATGAAGATGTCACCACAGGATGAGTTTATTTTTGAGAAAAGAACTTTTAATTTAGCTAGGTCTTTCTGTTTTGTGGGTGATCTTGGTTATGATCCTGATGATCATTATAATTGGGTTTCTAGAGTTGAAGATGGGAAGAAAATAATTGGTTTTAGTAGAAATATTTAA
- a CDS encoding transposase: MLSEPKYGGCSRLAEILGNVSHDSVNRFLLRERYEPKDLFKIIEKIINLEGGILSVDDTVIEKIYSDPKNAELIGYFWSGKAHKTIIGLNLITLYYSDINGNSVPINYRIYDKKEGKTKNDYFREMVSEIISWGVKPRMVTGDSWYSGVENLKFLKNQKLGFLFGIEKNRTVSNEPHKYCQVSTLAISEEGLRTHLKEFGFIKLFRKDFKKEDSRHYILYLPDEEKIKDITRSTFVTIHDTHWGIETFHRAIKQVCGICRFMVRDTCAIKTHIFCSLQAFVKLEFMRSEKIISNWYEVQRNLFTSVVREHIFANLDKNAIV; the protein is encoded by the coding sequence TTGCTGTCAGAGCCAAAGTATGGAGGGTGCAGTAGGTTAGCAGAGATATTGGGAAATGTTTCACATGATAGTGTAAACCGCTTTTTATTGAGAGAGAGATACGAACCCAAAGATTTATTCAAAATAATAGAGAAAATAATTAACCTAGAAGGAGGAATATTAAGTGTAGATGACACGGTTATAGAAAAGATTTACAGCGACCCCAAAAATGCCGAATTAATCGGTTATTTTTGGTCAGGAAAAGCCCATAAAACTATTATTGGCTTAAATTTAATCACTTTATATTACAGTGATATTAATGGTAATTCAGTCCCAATTAATTACAGAATATATGATAAAAAGGAGGGAAAAACAAAAAACGATTATTTTAGAGAAATGGTAAGTGAAATAATAAGCTGGGGAGTCAAACCCAGAATGGTAACAGGAGATAGTTGGTATTCTGGAGTAGAAAACTTGAAGTTTCTAAAAAACCAGAAATTGGGGTTTTTATTCGGAATTGAAAAAAATAGAACTGTTTCAAACGAGCCACATAAGTATTGTCAGGTCAGCACTCTGGCTATTTCTGAAGAAGGATTAAGGACTCATCTGAAAGAATTTGGATTTATAAAGTTGTTTAGGAAAGACTTTAAAAAAGAAGACTCTAGACATTATATTTTATATCTGCCAGATGAGGAGAAAATCAAAGACATAACTAGAAGTACCTTCGTCACAATTCATGATACCCATTGGGGTATTGAAACATTTCATCGAGCCATAAAACAAGTATGTGGAATTTGTCGGTTCATGGTTAGAGATACCTGTGCAATCAAAACTCACATATTTTGTTCACTTCAAGCTTTTGTGAAATTGGAGTTTATGCGCTCTGAAAAAATAATTAGCAATTGGTATGAAGTACAGAGGAATCTGTTTACTTCTGTTGTCCGTGAACACATTTTTGCTAACCTTGACAAGAATGCCATTGTCTAG
- a CDS encoding DUF2281 domain-containing protein produces the protein MMLKELLLQEIESTPDSILAETLDFLRFLKAKETQTQPKVEVAEEPTHTRVNSTGNSLLEHLKTIGKWEGDDLQECLQLVYATRGKAKFDDDNPFE, from the coding sequence ATGATGCTCAAAGAACTACTTCTCCAAGAAATTGAATCCACTCCAGACAGCATTCTGGCTGAAACCCTAGACTTTTTACGCTTTCTCAAAGCCAAGGAAACCCAAACACAGCCCAAAGTAGAAGTAGCTGAAGAACCTACTCACACAAGAGTAAATTCCACAGGTAATTCACTCCTAGAACACTTGAAAACGATTGGTAAATGGGAAGGTGATGATTTACAAGAGTGCCTCCAGCTAGTTTATGCCACTCGTGGCAAGGCCAAATTTGATGACGATAACCCCTTTGAATAA
- the psaK gene encoding photosystem I reaction center subunit PsaK — MLTSVLLATAPTPLEWTPTVGIIMIIANIIAIAYGKFTIEYPSVEPAAPSPRFFGGFGLPAILATTAFGHILGAGIILGLHNIGRI; from the coding sequence ATGTTGACTTCTGTTTTACTCGCTACAGCACCCACACCCCTAGAATGGACTCCTACCGTTGGCATAATTATGATTATCGCTAATATTATAGCGATCGCCTATGGTAAATTTACCATCGAATATCCTAGCGTAGAACCAGCCGCACCCTCTCCCAGATTCTTTGGTGGTTTTGGTTTACCTGCTATACTCGCAACTACTGCTTTTGGTCATATTTTAGGTGCTGGTATTATCTTAGGTCTGCACAACATTGGCAGAATCTAA
- a CDS encoding type II toxin-antitoxin system VapC family toxin: protein MTITPLNNVPMYLLDTNHCSLAILGDANVLRHLAEMENSLITTCVIVQGELIDMAERSQRRESNLALIHRFLQGIYIYSIDGFTATMYGQLKAALFNQFAPKEKSKRRKTKITDLGFDENDLWITAVALQHSLTVVSADSDFQRIIQVRPLSVESWL, encoded by the coding sequence ATGACGATAACCCCTTTGAATAATGTACCAATGTACCTACTAGATACAAATCACTGTAGCCTGGCAATTCTCGGTGATGCCAATGTGCTTCGTCACCTTGCTGAGATGGAAAATTCTTTAATTACAACCTGCGTCATTGTTCAAGGTGAACTGATAGACATGGCAGAACGTTCTCAACGCAGGGAAAGTAACTTAGCTCTGATTCACCGTTTTCTACAGGGTATATACATTTACAGTATTGATGGATTTACTGCTACTATGTACGGACAACTGAAAGCCGCTTTGTTCAATCAATTTGCACCGAAAGAAAAAAGCAAGCGAAGAAAAACGAAAATCACTGATTTAGGCTTTGATGAAAATGACCTCTGGATTACTGCTGTAGCTTTACAACACAGTCTTACCGTTGTATCAGCCGATAGTGACTTTCAGCGTATTATACAAGTACGACCATTGTCTGTTGAATCTTGGCTGTAA
- a CDS encoding IS630 family transposase, translated as MKSYSVDLREKIVAAHIQKNISIRKVANIFSVSKSLVQKLVKQQKIDGDLQPKKRGKPQFSHLTNADIDLRELVEANSDATLIELCELFADKTGNWVGRSAMCSALQKLGLNRKKKTTRSTQAGTERVLNLRLDYWDQVKNIEPENLVFLDETGILLGLTRTHARSQLGARAYSVKPFYRGSKVTVIGAISIKKVVALMTMNDSMDGNAFEVFVEKFLVPQLWSGAVVVMDNLSAHKRDSIVSMIEAVGASVLCLSSYSPDFNPIELWWSQLKSFLRSFTPTTTEMVDKLISVALDLINPQHLRNWFASCCYCTS; from the coding sequence ATGAAATCATACTCTGTGGATCTTCGAGAAAAAATAGTTGCTGCGCATATTCAAAAAAACATATCAATCAGGAAAGTAGCTAATATATTTTCTGTGTCAAAAAGTTTAGTACAAAAGCTGGTAAAACAACAAAAAATTGATGGAGATTTACAACCCAAGAAGCGAGGAAAACCACAATTTAGTCATCTGACAAATGCGGACATAGATTTAAGAGAATTGGTTGAAGCAAATTCGGATGCAACATTGATAGAATTGTGTGAATTATTTGCAGATAAAACTGGTAATTGGGTAGGTCGAAGTGCAATGTGTTCTGCATTACAGAAATTAGGATTAAATCGTAAAAAAAAAACAACGCGGAGTACCCAAGCAGGAACAGAAAGAGTTCTGAATTTAAGATTAGATTATTGGGATCAGGTCAAAAATATAGAGCCAGAAAATTTAGTATTTCTGGACGAAACTGGTATCCTACTTGGCTTAACGAGGACTCATGCCCGCTCACAACTAGGAGCAAGAGCTTACTCTGTCAAACCCTTTTATCGAGGCTCAAAGGTTACAGTAATTGGAGCTATTAGTATTAAAAAAGTAGTTGCATTAATGACAATGAATGATTCAATGGATGGCAACGCTTTTGAAGTATTTGTTGAAAAGTTTTTAGTGCCACAGTTATGGTCGGGAGCAGTAGTAGTAATGGATAATTTATCCGCACATAAACGAGATTCAATTGTGTCAATGATTGAAGCTGTTGGTGCTTCAGTTCTTTGTTTATCCTCATACTCTCCTGATTTTAATCCAATTGAATTATGGTGGTCACAACTCAAATCTTTCTTACGTAGCTTTACTCCAACCACAACAGAAATGGTTGATAAGCTAATCTCAGTTGCACTCGACTTAATAAATCCTCAACATTTAAGAAACTGGTTTGCTAGTTGCTGCTACTGTACCTCATAA